One region of Camelina sativa cultivar DH55 chromosome 6, Cs, whole genome shotgun sequence genomic DNA includes:
- the LOC104793044 gene encoding AUGMIN subunit 1-like isoform X1 gives MGDISLRKTGVEEKRAKAQKESNALLDYTRKAIQRLTYLKKILAQLEDDVVPCESQMENWKTNLEVMAVKEEQYIHQYKKYEMLLNRVGYSPKISHRELVEMAEHLKELEKMTKPVLDTLRSYQDLPPDKALAALAIEDKKRQFASAEKYLEEVLQSALETSGE, from the exons ATGGGAGACATTTCTCTGAGGAAGACTGGAGTGGAGGAGAAGAGGGCTAAAGCACAAAAGGAGTCCAATGCTCTTCTTGACTACACAAGGAAAGCGATACAGAGGCTAACATATTTGAAGAA AATCCTTGCGCAGCTAGAAGACGATGTAGTCCCTTGTGAATCACAGATGGAGaattggaaaacaaatttggaagtAATGGCAGTGAAGGAGGAACAATACATACATCAGTACAAGAAGTATGAG ATGTTACTCAATCGTGTTGGCTACAGTCCAAAGATCAGCCACAGAGAGCTGGTAGAAATGGCAGAGCACCTGAAGGAATTGGAGAAGATGACAAAACCTGTCCTTGATACTCTAAGAAGCTACCAGGATTTACCTCCG GACAAAGCTCTGGCTGCACTAGCAATCGAAGACAAGAAAAGACAGTTTGCATCTGCGGAAAAGTATCTAGAAGAAGTATTACAATCAGCCCTTGAGACAAGCGGTGAGTga
- the LOC104793044 gene encoding AUGMIN subunit 1-like isoform X2, whose translation MENWKTNLEVMAVKEEQYIHQYKKYEMLLNRVGYSPKISHRELVEMAEHLKELEKMTKPVLDTLRSYQDLPPDKALAALAIEDKKRQFASAEKYLEEVLQSALETSDISC comes from the exons ATGGAGaattggaaaacaaatttggaagtAATGGCAGTGAAGGAGGAACAATACATACATCAGTACAAGAAGTATGAG ATGTTACTCAATCGTGTTGGCTACAGTCCAAAGATCAGCCACAGAGAGCTGGTAGAAATGGCAGAGCACCTGAAGGAATTGGAGAAGATGACAAAACCTGTCCTTGATACTCTAAGAAGCTACCAGGATTTACCTCCG GACAAAGCTCTGGCTGCACTAGCAATCGAAGACAAGAAAAGACAGTTTGCATCTGCGGAAAAGTATCTAGAAGAAGTATTACAATCAGCCCTTGAGACAAGCG ATATCTCGTGCTGA
- the LOC104793043 gene encoding AUGMIN subunit 1-like, with amino-acid sequence MSDITGDLSAVSEAKGGSDAARISEVKSWLTSQFEAAGKEVPSFEYTHRSITHLYNLATVSQAKSQAATIVANDFRLKASEYRAQAARIREILESAGMSQESLPSNVVSSAQVLANVANLLNIRDTELSSFLVAMGDISLRKTGVEEKRAKAQKESNALLDYTRKAIQRLTYLKKILAQLEDDVVPCESQMENWKTNLEVMAVKEEQYIQQYKKYEMLLNRVGYSPKISHRELVEMAEHLKELEKMTKPVLDTLRSYQDLPPDKALAALAIEDKKRQFASAEKYLEEVLQSALETSDE; translated from the exons ATGAGCGATATCACCGGTGATCTCTCGGCGGTGAGTGAAGCCAAAGGCGGTTCCGACGCCGCCCGGATCTCGGAAGTGAAATCGTGGCTCACTTCTCAGTTCGAAGCCGCCGGTAAAGAAGTCCCCAGTTTCGAGTACACTCATCGGAGCATCACCCATCTGTATAATCTCGCCACCGTGTCTCAAGCTAAATCTCAGGCTGCCACCATTGTCGCCAACGATTTTCGTCTAAAAGCTTCAGAGTACCGTGCTCAAG CGGCTAGGATTAGAGAGATATTGGAGAGTGCAGGAATGTCACAAGAGAGTTTGCCGTCAAATGTGGTCTCTTCAGCTCAAGTTCTTGCAAATGTGGCTAATTTGTTGAACATACGGGACACTGAACTGAGCAG TTTCCTTGTAGCAATGGGAGACATTTCTCTGAGGAAGACTGGAGTGGAGGAGAAGAGGGCTAAAGCACAAAAGGAGTCCAATGCTCTTCTTGACTACACAAGGAAAGCGATACAGAGGCTAACATATTTGAAGAA AATCCTTGCGCAGCTAGAAGACGATGTAGTCCCTTGTGAATCACAGATGGAGaattggaaaacaaatttggaagtAATGGCAGTGAAGGAGGAACAATACATACAACAGTACAAGAAGTATGAG ATGTTACTCAATCGTGTTGGCTACAGTCCAAAGATCAGCCACAGAGAGCTGGTAGAAATGGCAGAGCACCTGAAGGAATTGGAGAAGATGACAAAACCTGTCCTTGATACTCTAAGAAGCTACCAGGATTTACCTCCG GACAAAGCTCTGGCTGCATTAGCAATCGAAGACAAGAAAAGACAGTTTGCATCCGCGGAAAAGTATCTAGAAGAAGTATTACAATCAGCCCTTGAGACAAGCGATGAGTGa
- the LOC104699382 gene encoding mitochondrial fission 1 protein A (The sequence of the model RefSeq protein was modified relative to this genomic sequence to represent the inferred CDS: added 15 bases not found in genome assembly), protein MGSMGNFFDSVGSFFSGGDKIPWCERDVIVGCEKEVKESTTNGDSEDKKKESIMRLSWALVHSRQAEDIQRGIDMLEASLATSSPPLEDREKLYLLAVGYYRTGDYSKSRHLVERCIQIQPDWRQALVLKKTIEDKIAKDGVIGIGITATAVGLIAGGIAAALARKK, encoded by the exons ATGGGTTCAATGGGAAATTTTTTCGACTCCGTTGGTTCTTTCTTCTCCGGCGGCGACAAAATCCCATGGTGCGAGCGAGATGTCATCGTt GGGTGTGAGAAAGAGGTGAAGGAGTCCACTACTAATGGTGACTCTgaagataagaagaaagagagcatTATGCGTTTATCTTGGGCTCTTGTTCATTCTCGCCAAGCTGAAGATATCCAGCGTGGTATTGACATGCTCGAAG CTTCTCTAGCAACCAGTAGCCCTCCTTTGGAAGACCGAGAGAAGCTTTATCTTCTTGCTGTTGGATATTACCGGACTGGAGATTACTCTAAGAGCAGGCACCTCGT GATTCAACCTGATTGGAGGCAAGCTTTGGTCTTGAAGAAAACCATTGAAGACAAGATCGCCAAGG ATGGTGTTATTGGGATAGGCATCACGGCAACAGCCGTTGGCCTCATAGCTGGTGGAATCGCTGCAGCTTTGGCTCGCAAGAAATGA